A genomic window from Candidatus Kouleothrix ribensis includes:
- a CDS encoding metallophosphoesterase, with protein MNILERLTQEQLIELQEARLERGGILEFATRHGLNSNTLRGALSRSAGDLLEPPEQLQLDFRDDLEPTAPQNPAQQAVDTLKSISASAELPQAVRIVDNPVTLDLSRWLYCSDIHAPLHSERALKRLVAVGRALEIEDLVVGGDLTDQDCLSSHPADLPQVDLNQSIEVSGQVLRFLKAHFRRLYIIPGNHDRRLAKVVNKNLGFANLIRMLVGNLDGITTTDNDYFYIGNNWTVGHPRFFASYPTRGLDAVAMQRQRSVIGAHSHTIGLARIGRFWCVSPGMMMRPDLTPYLVRSNGLSKHADQTEGFVFVESTPQDGDTVQLFADGLTRWSDYQ; from the coding sequence ATGAACATTCTAGAGCGATTGACTCAAGAACAATTGATTGAGTTACAGGAAGCGCGCCTTGAACGCGGCGGGATTTTGGAATTTGCGACTCGGCACGGGCTGAACAGCAACACGCTCCGTGGCGCGCTGAGCCGATCGGCAGGCGATCTGCTTGAGCCACCAGAGCAACTTCAGCTCGATTTTCGGGATGATCTCGAACCGACAGCTCCGCAGAATCCAGCACAGCAGGCTGTGGACACACTGAAATCAATTTCTGCCAGTGCTGAACTACCGCAGGCTGTTCGTATTGTTGACAATCCGGTAACACTCGACCTTTCGCGCTGGCTGTATTGCAGTGACATCCACGCCCCATTGCACAGTGAGCGGGCGCTGAAGCGTCTTGTGGCGGTTGGCCGAGCACTTGAGATTGAGGATTTGGTGGTTGGCGGGGATCTGACAGATCAAGATTGTCTGTCTAGCCATCCAGCCGACTTACCGCAAGTGGATCTTAACCAGTCCATTGAGGTATCGGGACAGGTTTTGCGGTTTTTGAAAGCACACTTCAGACGATTGTACATCATACCGGGCAATCACGATCGACGACTCGCGAAAGTTGTTAACAAAAACTTGGGATTTGCAAATCTCATTCGAATGCTGGTCGGAAATCTGGATGGCATTACGACAACGGACAACGATTATTTTTACATAGGAAATAATTGGACTGTTGGACATCCTCGGTTTTTTGCGAGCTACCCCACGCGCGGGCTAGATGCGGTAGCCATGCAGCGCCAGCGCTCGGTGATAGGAGCGCACTCGCACACGATTGGCCTCGCCCGAATTGGTCGATTCTGGTGTGTCAGCCCAGGCATGATGATGCGACCCGATCTGACACCATACCTTGTTCGCTCGAATGGCTTATCTAAGCACGCTGACCA